In one Thioclava sp. ES.031 genomic region, the following are encoded:
- the ligD gene encoding DNA ligase D: protein MGSLHRYLEMRDFAQTPEPDGGTASGHLAPRYSIQKHDATRTHFDLRLEWKGVLLSWAITKGPSFDPGEKRLAVRTEDHPLDYLTFEGTIPKDNYGAGTAMLWDLGHWQPLIPVGKALKKGHLHLRLHGARLTGEWHLIRMKTEGKRENWLLTKAEDAASGARDPVARYRRSVLSQRTTREIAADKPPVETQAGKRPGFSKPQLATLSDKMVAGDGWWHELKFDGYRALIALGKGGPRVFTRNGKDWTDRFEGLLPALAEVDCDSALIDGEIVAGAGLDGFSELQKAITAGGPFRFYGFDILSRDGNDLRKAPLAERRKALEEVMKPLPALGPAQLSPVISKDPEDAFDTICKAGGEGLIAKRIDTPYRGARSKSWMKVKCERRDEFVILGWQESDKRGRPFASLALGAVEGNDWRYVSKVGTGFDEDQAEALAKAMKPLARKTAPADVEASEAKGIHWITPELVAEIRYAERTGGDRLRHAVFLGLREDKPARTVRLDNDVASEERPNVAGIGISSPDRVVFEGAGYTKVDVARYYEAMAYRILPHLAEHPVSLLRLPEGLGGERFFQKHAGRGFPDGIESVEITESDGKTAQYMMIRTAEGLVAAAQMGTIEFHIWGSRVDPLDRPDRLVFDLDPDEGLDFAAVRDAAFEIRDLLAELDMPNWPLLSGGNGIHVTVPLRRSAGWDTVRLFARVFSRLLVARSPKRYTAEMSKAKRKGRIFVDWLRNGKGATAIAPYSLRARFGAPVAMPVSWDELKKIRKPNAFDLGAALERDEGIAFPDAVSISQGRVDKLEDMLEGSE from the coding sequence ATGGGAAGCCTCCACCGTTATCTCGAAATGCGCGACTTCGCGCAGACGCCAGAGCCCGATGGCGGCACCGCCTCGGGCCATCTCGCGCCGCGCTATTCGATCCAAAAGCACGACGCGACCCGCACCCATTTCGATCTGCGCCTCGAATGGAAGGGCGTGCTGCTGTCCTGGGCGATCACCAAGGGGCCGTCCTTCGACCCGGGTGAAAAGCGGCTCGCGGTGCGGACCGAGGATCACCCGCTGGATTACCTCACCTTCGAGGGCACGATCCCGAAGGACAATTACGGCGCGGGCACGGCGATGCTCTGGGATCTGGGGCATTGGCAGCCGCTGATCCCGGTGGGCAAGGCGCTCAAGAAAGGGCATCTGCATTTGCGCCTGCATGGCGCACGGCTCACCGGCGAGTGGCACCTGATCCGCATGAAAACCGAAGGCAAGCGCGAGAACTGGCTGCTGACGAAGGCCGAGGACGCGGCGAGTGGCGCGCGCGATCCGGTGGCGCGCTATCGCCGCTCTGTCCTGAGCCAGCGCACGACGCGCGAAATCGCCGCTGACAAGCCGCCCGTCGAGACGCAGGCGGGCAAGCGCCCCGGCTTCTCCAAGCCGCAGCTCGCGACGCTCTCCGACAAGATGGTCGCAGGCGACGGGTGGTGGCACGAGCTGAAATTCGACGGCTACCGCGCGCTGATCGCGCTTGGCAAAGGCGGCCCGCGCGTCTTCACCCGCAACGGCAAAGATTGGACGGATCGCTTCGAAGGTCTGCTGCCCGCGCTGGCCGAGGTCGACTGCGACAGCGCCCTAATCGACGGCGAGATCGTCGCAGGCGCAGGGCTCGACGGTTTCTCGGAGCTGCAAAAGGCCATCACCGCAGGCGGTCCGTTCCGCTTCTACGGCTTCGACATCCTGTCGCGCGACGGTAATGACCTTCGCAAGGCGCCGCTCGCTGAGCGGCGGAAGGCGCTGGAAGAGGTGATGAAGCCGCTCCCCGCACTCGGGCCCGCGCAGCTCTCGCCGGTGATATCAAAAGACCCCGAGGATGCCTTCGACACGATCTGCAAGGCAGGCGGCGAGGGGCTGATCGCAAAGCGCATCGACACGCCCTATCGCGGCGCGCGCTCGAAGTCGTGGATGAAGGTCAAATGCGAGCGTCGCGACGAGTTTGTCATCCTTGGCTGGCAGGAAAGCGACAAGCGCGGCCGGCCCTTCGCCTCGCTCGCGCTGGGGGCCGTCGAGGGCAATGACTGGCGCTATGTCAGCAAGGTCGGCACCGGCTTCGACGAGGATCAGGCCGAGGCGTTGGCCAAGGCGATGAAGCCGCTCGCCCGCAAGACCGCGCCCGCGGATGTCGAGGCGTCGGAGGCAAAGGGCATACACTGGATCACGCCCGAGCTGGTCGCGGAAATTCGCTACGCCGAGCGCACCGGGGGCGACAGGTTGAGGCACGCGGTCTTCCTCGGGCTGCGCGAGGACAAGCCCGCGCGCACTGTGCGGCTGGACAATGACGTAGCCTCTGAGGAGCGCCCGAACGTCGCGGGGATCGGGATTTCCTCGCCCGACCGAGTGGTCTTCGAAGGCGCGGGCTATACCAAAGTGGACGTGGCGCGCTACTACGAGGCGATGGCCTATCGCATCCTGCCGCATCTTGCCGAGCATCCGGTGTCGCTACTGCGGCTGCCCGAAGGTCTGGGCGGCGAGCGTTTCTTCCAGAAACATGCGGGGCGCGGCTTTCCCGACGGGATCGAAAGCGTCGAGATCACCGAGAGCGACGGCAAAACGGCGCAATATATGATGATCCGCACGGCGGAGGGGCTGGTCGCGGCGGCGCAGATGGGCACGATCGAGTTCCATATCTGGGGCAGCCGCGTCGACCCGCTGGACCGGCCCGACCGTCTGGTCTTCGATCTCGATCCCGACGAGGGGCTGGACTTCGCAGCGGTGAGAGATGCGGCCTTCGAGATCCGCGATCTGCTCGCCGAGTTGGACATGCCGAACTGGCCGCTCCTGTCCGGCGGCAACGGCATTCATGTCACCGTGCCGCTGCGGCGCAGTGCCGGATGGGACACGGTGAGGCTTTTTGCGCGGGTGTTTTCACGCCTCCTCGTCGCACGGTCGCCCAAACGCTACACCGCCGAGATGTCGAAGGCGAAGCGCAAGGGACGCATCTTCGTCGACTGGCTTCGCAACGGCAAAGGCGCGACCGCCATCGCGCCATATTCGCTGCGCGCACGGTTCGGTGCGCCCGTCGCGATGCCGGTCTCGTGGGACGAGCTGAAGAAAATCCGCAAGCCTAACGCTTTCGATCTGGGTGCGGCGCTGGAGCGGGACGAAGGGATTGCGTTTCCCGATGCCGTGTCGATCAGCCAGGGCCGGGTCGATAAGCTCGAGGACATGCTGGAGGGTTCGGAGTAG
- a CDS encoding ATPase domain-containing protein translates to MLGGIVVEQRGRVSTGVDGLDKVLRGGYPAGRIMLVEGAPGTGKTTLALHFLAEASVEGRCALFISVAQSRPEIEMIAKSHGIDLFGVRVYTPELGKGERSFSVESDEADLVELMEGVRSELENAEPDIVVFDSLLELRMLSSTESAYRRELLALRSQLRERGCTALLIDHLDHPDGERHAEGVAHGVIKLDSATPPIGITQRRLTIVKLRGAPFREGWHDFRIKTGGLEVFPRVIPHEAHPATLEEKLEPPHEPLTRLLGGGLEFGTTTLISGQSGSGKSTIATLLARAASERGLLAAMFLFEERPEVLRNRSAGVGLDIEFYEQSDRLRLRHFDPAEVSPGEFANAVLQAVDDGARVVVIDSLSGYFEALPERSHVMTHMQALLQHLTRREVLVIITMTQHGLLGEPPATTIDASFLADSIILLRQYEARSEIRRSIAVLKKRHSEHERHIEQLIIRAGAVEIIPLSEEAEQRARSASDLSAE, encoded by the coding sequence ATGTTAGGAGGTATTGTGGTTGAACAGAGGGGTAGAGTTTCGACGGGGGTTGATGGTCTGGACAAGGTGCTGAGGGGGGGATATCCCGCCGGGCGCATCATGCTTGTCGAAGGGGCGCCTGGCACAGGCAAGACCACCCTCGCGCTGCATTTCCTCGCCGAGGCATCGGTCGAAGGGCGGTGCGCGCTTTTCATTAGCGTGGCGCAGTCTCGCCCCGAAATCGAGATGATCGCCAAGTCTCACGGGATCGACCTGTTTGGGGTCAGGGTCTACACTCCTGAGCTTGGCAAGGGCGAGCGGAGCTTCTCGGTAGAAAGCGATGAGGCCGATCTCGTCGAGTTGATGGAAGGGGTGCGCAGCGAGCTTGAAAACGCGGAGCCCGACATTGTGGTGTTCGATTCCCTGCTAGAATTGCGAATGCTCTCTTCGACCGAGTCAGCTTACCGGCGAGAGCTTCTCGCGCTGCGCAGCCAGTTACGTGAGCGCGGCTGCACGGCGTTGCTGATAGACCACCTTGATCACCCCGATGGCGAGCGTCATGCCGAAGGTGTCGCACACGGAGTCATCAAACTTGACAGTGCTACACCGCCCATCGGCATCACACAGCGTCGGTTGACGATAGTGAAGCTGAGGGGCGCACCTTTCAGAGAAGGCTGGCACGATTTTCGCATCAAGACGGGCGGGCTCGAAGTTTTCCCTCGTGTCATTCCGCACGAGGCACATCCTGCGACCCTTGAGGAAAAGTTGGAGCCGCCGCACGAACCGCTCACTCGACTTCTCGGCGGCGGGCTGGAGTTTGGCACCACCACTCTGATCTCAGGTCAGTCCGGCAGTGGAAAGTCGACCATCGCGACCCTGTTGGCGCGCGCGGCATCAGAACGTGGCCTCCTCGCCGCGATGTTTCTATTCGAGGAACGTCCCGAGGTTCTGCGCAACCGCTCCGCCGGCGTCGGTCTCGACATAGAGTTCTATGAGCAATCTGACCGGCTTAGGCTAAGACATTTCGATCCTGCCGAGGTTTCGCCCGGCGAATTCGCAAACGCGGTTCTGCAGGCGGTGGATGATGGGGCGAGGGTTGTCGTTATCGACAGTCTCAGCGGCTATTTCGAGGCTTTGCCTGAGCGCAGTCACGTGATGACGCATATGCAGGCGCTTCTGCAACATCTCACGCGCCGCGAAGTGCTGGTCATTATCACCATGACACAGCACGGGCTGTTGGGGGAACCGCCCGCCACAACCATCGACGCCAGTTTTCTTGCCGACTCGATCATTCTCCTGCGTCAGTATGAAGCCCGGTCCGAAATCCGACGCTCCATCGCTGTGCTTAAGAAGCGGCATAGCGAACACGAACGCCATATTGAGCAGTTGATCATTCGCGCTGGTGCGGTCGAAATTATCCCTTTGTCCGAAGAGGCCGAGCAGCGTGCGAGAAGCGCCTCCGACCTCAGCGCTGAGTAA
- a CDS encoding SCP2 sterol-binding domain-containing protein: protein MTKASKAEIVNLVSDRAKNRIKGSVRLEMPGTATLYVDETGAIESDRAADITLTAEASVFFDIAMGVKNPAKAFMMRQLKVDGNPMKALKIGEILSTTKKVS from the coding sequence GTGACCAAAGCAAGTAAGGCTGAAATCGTAAACCTCGTGAGCGATCGCGCAAAAAATCGGATAAAGGGCAGTGTGCGGCTAGAGATGCCGGGCACTGCGACGCTCTATGTGGACGAAACCGGAGCAATTGAGAGCGATCGGGCCGCTGACATAACTCTGACGGCGGAAGCTAGCGTGTTCTTCGACATAGCAATGGGAGTAAAGAACCCCGCAAAGGCGTTTATGATGCGCCAGCTAAAAGTTGACGGGAATCCAATGAAAGCGCTCAAAATTGGAGAAATCCTGAGCACGACGAAAAAGGTTTCTTGA
- a CDS encoding response regulator transcription factor: MNTLNKEGLSGVSRAAPRRRSDACICFVGPREIFSDVIVRTLESEVPDIPVVRVDYLEEIPQRRDENARFANGDRICALIVEEGNAAGLKAFIAARGEALSLSRMRFAIAYSEDRPDSEAMDFLRSGALLNQVSFLPMNINITTWMLTLRIILSGGHVVPPALLETGLTVSKAASRKLAEPGLDLEPTPDVMDTLTRREREVLQLLASGQQNKNIADRLQVSEHTAKIHTHRIINKLGVSNRTAAAVWYHRHEARASHL, from the coding sequence ATGAATACGCTCAACAAGGAGGGTTTAAGCGGGGTGTCTCGAGCTGCGCCGCGGCGCAGGAGTGATGCGTGCATTTGTTTCGTGGGGCCGCGGGAGATTTTCAGCGATGTGATCGTTCGGACGCTCGAGAGCGAGGTGCCGGATATCCCGGTGGTCCGCGTAGACTATCTGGAGGAAATCCCTCAACGCCGCGATGAGAATGCCCGCTTTGCGAATGGCGACAGGATTTGCGCTTTGATCGTGGAGGAAGGCAACGCCGCGGGACTGAAAGCGTTCATCGCGGCGCGGGGAGAAGCACTTTCTCTTTCGCGCATGCGCTTTGCGATTGCCTACAGCGAGGACAGGCCTGACAGCGAAGCAATGGATTTCCTTCGATCGGGCGCTCTGCTCAATCAGGTGAGCTTCCTGCCGATGAACATCAATATCACGACTTGGATGCTGACATTGCGCATCATCCTGTCGGGGGGGCACGTTGTCCCGCCGGCGCTTCTTGAAACCGGATTGACTGTGTCGAAAGCGGCCTCGAGAAAGCTTGCCGAGCCGGGCCTCGACCTGGAGCCGACGCCGGACGTGATGGACACGCTGACGCGGCGCGAACGGGAGGTCTTACAACTTCTGGCATCCGGGCAGCAGAACAAGAACATCGCGGATCGCCTTCAGGTCTCAGAGCACACTGCGAAGATCCATACGCATCGGATTATCAACAAGCTCGGCGTGAGTAACCGGACAGCGGCGGCTGTCTGGTATCACCGTCACGAGGCAAGAGCCTCACATTTGTAG
- a CDS encoding IS1182-like element ISPse1 family transposase: protein MAGFIDGIDREQATLFPERLEDWIGEDHLVRVVDLFVDELDLLALGFGRCVPARTGRPGYHPSVLLKLFIYGYLNRIPSSRRLEREAGRNVELMWLTGRLVPDHKTISDFRRDNGPAIRRTCAQFVELCRRIGVLKGDCVAIDGSKFKAVNNRDHNFTKNKIASRLAHLERDVERYIDEMVRIDRQEEGKARAEKVAHLARRYGRIRQEIARLKSMEKALADAPDGQISLTDPDARAMSTSARHSGMVGYNVQTAVDTETHLVVVHDVTNQGFDRDQLSPMATAAKEALRRDDLHAVADKGYFSGAQILACHQAGITTTVSRPETSGNRAKGMYVKADFAYDPARDVYTCPAGEELTYRYTREEDGLQVGRYWTNACQHCPVRHRCTSGKERRITRWEHEHLVDAMRERLSGDADPMTLRRCTVEHPFGTIKAWMGHTHFLTRRLKNVSTEMALNVLAYNIKRVIALIGLRRLMQAIPA from the coding sequence ATGGCGGGTTTCATTGATGGCATCGACCGGGAGCAAGCCACGCTTTTCCCCGAGCGTCTCGAAGATTGGATTGGGGAGGATCATCTGGTCCGTGTCGTCGACCTCTTCGTCGATGAGCTCGATCTTCTCGCGCTCGGGTTCGGACGCTGTGTGCCTGCTCGAACCGGTCGCCCGGGCTACCATCCATCCGTCCTCCTGAAGCTCTTCATCTATGGCTACCTGAACCGGATCCCGTCCAGCCGCCGCCTGGAACGCGAAGCCGGTCGCAATGTCGAGCTGATGTGGCTAACCGGTCGCCTGGTGCCCGACCACAAGACCATCTCCGACTTCCGGCGGGACAATGGCCCGGCCATCCGCAGGACCTGCGCACAGTTTGTGGAACTATGCCGCCGGATTGGCGTGCTGAAGGGGGATTGCGTTGCCATCGACGGCAGCAAGTTCAAGGCAGTGAATAACCGCGACCACAACTTCACGAAGAACAAGATCGCCAGCCGTCTGGCACATCTCGAGCGCGATGTTGAGCGCTACATCGATGAGATGGTGCGCATAGACCGTCAGGAGGAGGGTAAGGCCCGGGCCGAAAAGGTTGCCCATCTCGCCCGTCGCTATGGCCGCATCCGGCAGGAGATCGCGCGGCTGAAGTCAATGGAGAAGGCTTTGGCCGATGCGCCCGACGGGCAGATATCGCTGACCGATCCCGATGCCCGCGCCATGTCGACCAGCGCCCGGCACAGCGGCATGGTCGGCTACAATGTGCAGACAGCGGTCGATACCGAGACGCATCTGGTCGTGGTGCACGACGTTACCAATCAAGGTTTCGATCGAGACCAGCTCAGCCCAATGGCGACCGCCGCCAAGGAAGCCCTGCGGCGCGACGACCTGCACGCCGTCGCCGACAAGGGATATTTCAGTGGGGCTCAAATCCTGGCTTGCCATCAAGCGGGGATCACCACGACCGTGTCGCGCCCGGAAACCTCGGGCAACCGGGCCAAAGGTATGTATGTGAAGGCCGATTTTGCCTATGACCCGGCACGCGATGTCTATACCTGCCCCGCGGGTGAAGAGTTGACCTACCGCTACACGCGCGAGGAAGACGGGCTGCAGGTCGGTCGCTACTGGACCAATGCCTGTCAGCATTGTCCGGTCCGGCACCGCTGCACCAGTGGTAAGGAACGCCGGATCACGCGATGGGAGCATGAGCATCTGGTCGATGCGATGCGCGAAAGGCTGAGCGGGGACGCGGACCCGATGACCCTGCGCCGCTGCACGGTCGAACACCCGTTCGGCACGATCAAGGCTTGGATGGGGCACACCCATTTCCTGACGCGGAGGCTGAAGAATGTCAGCACCGAAATGGCGCTCAATGTTTTGGCCTATAATATCAAGCGAGTGATCGCGCTGATTGGCCTCCGGCGCCTGATGCAGGCCATTCCGGCCTGA
- a CDS encoding SulP family inorganic anion transporter, translated as MPSLASIRSDWFATPRADILAGMVVALALIPEAIGFSVIAGVDPRVGLYASFSIAVIIAFTGGRPAMISAATASVAVVIIPLVHDHGVEYLFAATILMGIFQGIAGLLRLDLLMQYVSRSVITGFVNALAIMIFLAQMPQLMHVTNVTYLIVAAGLAIIYLFPYLTKAVPSPLVAIIVLTTVTIYGGIDVNTVGDMGKLPQSLPFFALPQVPFNLQTLEIIAPYSLTMAAVALLESMLTAQIVDDFTDTASNKAREMRGQGIANFFTGFLGGMGGCAMIGQSVINVKSGGRTRLSTLIAGVFLLFLLVVLNPLVAQIPMPSLVAVMIMVSIGTFSWRSIGELRSNPWQSSIVMVATVIIVIWSDNLAAGVVVGVVLSGLFFAGKVRRLFTVSTSLSEDGRTRTYRISGEVFFASSERFVDAFDFREVLDHVIIDLSEAHFWDITGIGTLDKAVIRFRREGTTVDIVGLNTESARMIDRFAVHDKPDAEQHLSGH; from the coding sequence ATGCCAAGTCTCGCCTCTATTCGAAGCGACTGGTTCGCGACCCCCCGTGCGGACATCCTCGCTGGGATGGTCGTCGCCCTTGCGCTAATTCCTGAAGCGATCGGCTTCTCGGTGATTGCTGGGGTTGATCCGAGAGTCGGCCTTTATGCTTCCTTTTCGATCGCTGTAATCATCGCATTCACGGGCGGTCGCCCCGCGATGATCTCCGCTGCCACAGCCTCAGTTGCCGTGGTGATCATCCCTCTCGTGCACGATCACGGAGTCGAATATCTATTCGCCGCCACGATTTTGATGGGTATCTTCCAGGGCATCGCGGGGCTCCTGCGCCTTGATCTGCTGATGCAATATGTCTCGCGATCGGTGATCACCGGCTTCGTGAACGCGCTGGCGATCATGATTTTTCTGGCCCAGATGCCACAGCTTATGCATGTGACAAACGTCACCTATCTGATCGTCGCAGCCGGGCTCGCGATCATCTACCTGTTCCCCTATCTGACGAAAGCAGTGCCTTCGCCCCTGGTTGCGATCATCGTCCTGACCACCGTCACCATCTATGGCGGGATCGATGTGAACACCGTCGGCGATATGGGCAAACTTCCGCAATCGCTGCCGTTCTTTGCGCTGCCGCAGGTGCCCTTCAACTTGCAGACGCTTGAGATCATCGCGCCCTATTCGCTGACCATGGCGGCGGTGGCGCTTCTGGAATCGATGCTCACCGCCCAAATCGTGGATGATTTCACAGACACCGCGTCGAACAAGGCGCGCGAGATGCGCGGTCAGGGGATCGCGAACTTCTTCACCGGCTTTCTGGGCGGCATGGGCGGGTGCGCCATGATCGGTCAATCGGTCATCAACGTGAAATCCGGGGGCCGGACGCGCCTATCCACCTTGATCGCTGGCGTATTCCTTCTCTTTCTGCTGGTCGTTCTCAATCCGCTTGTGGCTCAGATCCCGATGCCAAGCCTCGTCGCCGTGATGATCATGGTCTCGATCGGCACGTTTTCCTGGCGCTCCATCGGTGAGCTGCGCAGCAACCCGTGGCAGTCTTCGATCGTCATGGTCGCGACAGTGATCATCGTGATCTGGAGCGACAACCTCGCCGCTGGTGTGGTGGTGGGCGTCGTCCTGTCGGGACTGTTCTTCGCCGGCAAGGTGCGCCGGTTGTTCACCGTCTCGACATCGCTGTCCGAGGACGGGCGCACCCGCACTTATCGCATTTCCGGCGAGGTCTTCTTCGCATCCTCGGAACGTTTCGTGGATGCCTTTGATTTCAGAGAAGTTCTGGACCACGTAATCATCGACTTGAGCGAGGCGCATTTCTGGGACATCACCGGAATTGGCACTCTGGACAAGGCAGTCATCCGGTTCCGGCGGGAAGGGACGACCGTCGATATCGTCGGGCTGAATACCGAAAGCGCGCGGATGATCGATCGCTTCGCCGTGCATGACAAGCCGGATGCCGAGCAGCATCTTTCGGGCCATTGA
- a CDS encoding universal stress protein, translating into MQNILACVDASSYAPSVCTLAAWVSRKLDLPVELLHVVQRKDTSGARHDLSGAIGLGVKSRLLEELTQLDAMEARLQIERGRLLLNGCAESLEEMNAHGVTQLHRHGDIVETILEREQEARLVIMGKRGTSQEFATDHIGSTLERVVRASDRPVLIAPNSTSTPEEDMMRAVVLAYDGSPAAARALERCANSPLLKDLPVTIVIATSGRKLTQDKAEQMMREARVALKGRDVTALIEEGSAEEVIANAVKATPGAILLMGAFGHSPLRSLIVGSTTTAMVRSNSVPTLLVR; encoded by the coding sequence ATGCAGAACATTCTTGCCTGCGTTGATGCGTCAAGTTACGCGCCCAGCGTCTGCACCCTTGCAGCCTGGGTCTCGCGGAAACTCGATCTGCCGGTCGAACTCCTGCACGTCGTTCAGCGCAAGGACACAAGCGGCGCGCGACACGATCTGTCAGGTGCTATTGGACTTGGCGTGAAATCGCGTCTGCTGGAAGAACTGACCCAGCTTGACGCAATGGAGGCCCGTCTGCAAATCGAGCGTGGACGGCTGCTGCTGAATGGGTGCGCCGAGTCGCTCGAAGAAATGAACGCCCACGGTGTGACGCAGTTGCACCGACACGGCGACATAGTCGAGACGATCCTCGAGCGCGAGCAAGAGGCCCGACTCGTCATCATGGGCAAACGTGGGACCAGCCAGGAATTCGCCACCGACCATATCGGGTCAACGCTGGAACGGGTCGTGCGGGCGAGCGACCGGCCTGTCCTGATCGCGCCCAATAGCACCTCAACCCCTGAGGAAGATATGATGCGCGCGGTCGTGCTGGCCTATGATGGCAGCCCGGCGGCCGCTCGGGCGTTGGAGCGCTGTGCGAACTCGCCCCTGTTGAAGGACCTCCCTGTGACAATCGTTATCGCGACCTCTGGGCGCAAATTGACGCAGGACAAGGCAGAACAGATGATGCGCGAAGCGCGCGTAGCCCTGAAGGGGCGCGATGTCACAGCCTTGATCGAAGAAGGCAGCGCGGAAGAGGTCATTGCAAATGCAGTAAAGGCGACCCCAGGAGCCATCCTCTTGATGGGCGCGTTCGGGCACTCGCCCCTGCGCTCTTTGATCGTTGGCAGCACGACCACTGCGATGGTCCGGTCCAATTCCGTGCCGACGTTGCTGGTGCGATAA
- a CDS encoding Ku protein, translating into MASRAIWKGQLRLSLVSIPVEIHSATKSGARLSFRQIHGPSGKRVHYEKTVSGIGPIDADEILKGYEIGDDEYLLLEPEEIDAIKLETKKTLELVQFVDASEIPPLYYDRPYYVVPTDDLAQDAYRVVRDALRQAKKIGLGQLVMRGKEYLCALRPCGDGILLETLHYADEIREADPLFSEIEDEPADKELLEVATQLIDRKTDSFDASAFTDHYDAALRDLIDRKRKSKKTPRAKTGEDDTSRGGDNVVDLMSALQDSLKADGSGKSGSKSVGKSTGRKSSSKTSGSKSSASKSSKSSGAKSSTKKSA; encoded by the coding sequence ATGGCCTCCCGCGCGATCTGGAAAGGCCAGCTACGGCTGTCGCTGGTCAGCATCCCCGTCGAGATTCACTCCGCGACCAAATCGGGAGCGCGGCTTTCGTTCCGGCAAATTCACGGCCCCTCCGGCAAGCGCGTCCATTACGAGAAGACTGTCTCCGGTATCGGGCCCATAGATGCCGACGAGATCCTCAAGGGCTACGAGATCGGCGATGACGAGTATCTGCTGCTCGAGCCTGAGGAGATCGACGCGATCAAGCTCGAGACCAAGAAGACGCTCGAACTCGTGCAGTTCGTCGATGCGTCCGAAATTCCACCACTCTACTACGACCGGCCCTATTATGTCGTGCCGACCGACGATCTCGCGCAGGACGCCTACCGTGTGGTGCGCGATGCGCTGCGGCAGGCCAAAAAGATCGGGCTTGGGCAACTTGTGATGCGCGGCAAGGAGTATCTCTGCGCGCTGCGGCCCTGCGGCGACGGTATCCTTTTGGAGACGCTGCATTATGCCGATGAAATCCGCGAGGCCGATCCGCTGTTTTCAGAGATAGAGGACGAGCCTGCGGACAAGGAGCTGTTGGAGGTCGCCACGCAGCTGATAGACCGCAAGACCGACAGTTTCGACGCATCCGCCTTCACCGATCACTACGATGCGGCGCTGCGCGATCTGATCGACCGCAAGCGCAAGTCGAAGAAGACGCCCCGCGCCAAGACGGGAGAGGACGACACCAGCAGAGGCGGCGATAACGTGGTCGACCTGATGTCCGCGCTGCAGGACAGCCTCAAGGCCGATGGCAGCGGCAAATCCGGCTCGAAGTCCGTGGGCAAATCGACGGGTCGGAAATCGTCATCGAAAACCTCCGGTTCGAAGTCGTCCGCGTCGAAATCCAGCAAATCCTCCGGCGCGAAATCCTCAACCAAGAAGTCTGCTTGA
- the rsgA gene encoding ribosome small subunit-dependent GTPase A — protein MVRDYSAFLPGGTPNRRAPSALERLGWGPAFARQIDVDALTATPPVRVVAVHRSGLQVAGDGIDQTIPPGPDATVGDWLLLDRARPKSSRVLERKSLIKRRAPGTGSEVQLIAANIDTVFVVTSCNADFNVARLERYVALTFEAGIDPVIVLTKADLTDDTASFVEAARAVSERVPVVALDARSAAPVEALADWCKPARTVAFLGSSGVGKSTLTNALLGTQAIATQGIREDDAKGRHTTTRRELHGTPSGCLVLDTPGMREVQLTDAAAGIADVFEDIEALAASCRFTDCRHETEPGCAVRSAIEDGSLDASRLARWRKLQAEETFNSATLAERRQKDRAFGKLVRSVIKAKTDRER, from the coding sequence ATGGTTCGAGACTACTCCGCCTTCCTGCCCGGAGGCACGCCAAATCGGCGCGCGCCCTCTGCGCTTGAGCGGCTGGGCTGGGGCCCGGCCTTCGCACGGCAGATCGACGTTGATGCGCTGACCGCGACACCGCCGGTGCGTGTGGTCGCCGTGCATCGCAGCGGGTTGCAGGTAGCGGGCGACGGCATAGACCAGACAATCCCGCCGGGACCGGACGCCACGGTCGGCGACTGGTTGCTGCTCGACCGCGCGCGCCCGAAGTCGAGCCGCGTGCTGGAGCGCAAGAGCCTGATCAAGCGTCGTGCGCCGGGCACGGGCAGCGAGGTGCAGCTGATCGCGGCGAACATCGACACCGTCTTCGTCGTCACCTCCTGCAACGCTGATTTCAACGTGGCGCGGCTGGAGCGCTACGTCGCGCTGACCTTCGAAGCCGGGATCGACCCCGTGATCGTCCTGACCAAGGCGGATCTGACCGACGACACCGCGTCCTTTGTCGAAGCGGCGAGAGCGGTGTCGGAGCGGGTGCCGGTCGTGGCGCTGGACGCTCGCAGCGCCGCGCCCGTCGAGGCGCTGGCCGACTGGTGCAAGCCCGCCCGCACCGTTGCTTTCCTCGGCTCCTCCGGCGTGGGCAAATCCACCTTGACGAACGCGCTCCTCGGCACGCAGGCCATCGCCACACAAGGCATCCGCGAGGACGATGCCAAAGGCCGGCACACCACGACCCGGCGCGAGCTGCACGGCACGCCCAGCGGCTGCCTCGTTCTCGACACGCCGGGCATGCGCGAAGTGCAGCTGACCGACGCTGCCGCAGGCATCGCCGACGTGTTCGAAGATATCGAGGCGCTGGCTGCAAGTTGCCGCTTCACCGACTGTCGCCACGAAACAGAGCCCGGCTGCGCTGTCCGATCCGCTATCGAGGACGGCAGCCTCGACGCCTCGCGGCTCGCGCGCTGGCGCAAGCTCCAGGCGGAGGAGACCTTCAACTCCGCCACCCTTGCGGAGCGCCGCCAAAAGGACCGCGCCTTTGGCAAGTTGGTGCGCAGCGTGATCAAGGCGAAAACCGATCGAGAGCGATAG